Proteins encoded by one window of Nitrospirota bacterium:
- a CDS encoding Tex family protein, with product MNEAHIAKIAHERTLAPKQVKAAAALLGEGATVPFIARYRKEATGSLDEVVIAAVRDRLVQLEELDKRRAAILASLEGRGLLTDELRERIGAAATMVDLEDIYLPYRPKRRTRAAIAREKGLEPLAGIILAQDERDPAAEAAAFIDAGKGVGTAEEALAGARDIIAERVSEDRHARAAMRDLYAAKGVFRSRVIAGKEGEGVKYKDYFEWEEPVAKAPSHRVLAMRRGESEGVLMLRIVPPEEDAVPLLEAVFVKGGGASAQQVRAAVHDGYKRLLSLSIETEMRLATKERADEEAVRVFAENLRQLLLAPPLGQRSVLALDPGFRTGCKMVCLDRQGKLLHNETIYPHQSERERAAAAAAVKKACERFGIGAIAIGNGTAGRETETFIRGLALPKSLTIVMVNESGASIYSASEAAREEFPEHDVTVRGAVSIGRRLMDPLAELVKIDPKSIGVGQYQHDVDQGALKRSLDDVVTSCVNKVGVEVNTASKQLLAYVSGLGPQLAGTIVAYRNEHGPFRSREELKNIPRLGSKTFEQAAGFLRIRDGEHPLDASAVHPESYPIVDTMADDAGCSVLDLMCDDELRKRIDLARYVTDTVGMPTLNDIMAELAKPGRDPRERFEAFAFADGIEKIEDVQPGMKLPGIVTNITAFGVFVDIGVHQDGLVHISELAGRFVRNPAEVVTVHQKVKVTVLGVDSERKRISLSLKR from the coding sequence ATGAACGAGGCACATATTGCAAAGATCGCACACGAGCGAACGCTTGCGCCGAAGCAGGTAAAGGCGGCAGCGGCGCTGCTCGGGGAGGGCGCCACCGTGCCCTTTATAGCGCGCTACCGGAAAGAGGCGACGGGCAGCCTGGATGAGGTGGTTATCGCCGCCGTCCGCGACCGGCTCGTCCAGCTCGAAGAGCTGGATAAGCGGCGCGCGGCGATCCTTGCCTCCCTCGAAGGGCGCGGGCTGCTCACCGATGAATTGCGGGAGAGGATCGGGGCCGCCGCGACCATGGTCGATCTCGAGGATATCTATCTGCCGTACCGGCCGAAGCGCCGCACCCGTGCTGCCATCGCCAGGGAGAAAGGGCTGGAGCCCCTTGCCGGGATCATCTTAGCCCAGGATGAGCGGGACCCCGCAGCAGAGGCTGCTGCGTTCATCGATGCCGGAAAGGGCGTCGGGACGGCAGAGGAGGCCCTCGCCGGCGCGCGGGACATCATTGCCGAGCGGGTGAGCGAGGACCGGCATGCCCGTGCAGCGATGCGTGATCTCTATGCAGCGAAAGGCGTCTTCAGGTCAAGGGTGATCGCCGGCAAAGAGGGGGAAGGCGTCAAGTACAAGGATTATTTCGAGTGGGAAGAGCCGGTTGCAAAGGCGCCCTCGCACCGGGTCCTCGCTATGCGGCGCGGAGAGAGCGAGGGCGTTCTCATGCTCCGGATCGTGCCGCCTGAGGAGGACGCGGTACCGCTGCTTGAGGCAGTGTTTGTGAAAGGCGGGGGGGCTTCCGCACAGCAGGTGAGGGCGGCGGTGCATGACGGTTACAAGAGGCTCCTTTCGCTGTCCATCGAGACCGAGATGCGCCTTGCGACAAAAGAGCGCGCCGATGAGGAGGCGGTCAGGGTCTTCGCCGAAAATCTCCGGCAGCTTCTCCTTGCTCCCCCCCTGGGGCAGAGAAGCGTGCTCGCCCTGGATCCCGGCTTTCGCACCGGCTGCAAAATGGTATGCCTCGACCGGCAGGGGAAATTGCTGCACAACGAAACCATATATCCCCACCAGTCGGAGCGGGAGAGGGCAGCGGCTGCGGCCGCGGTGAAGAAGGCATGCGAACGGTTCGGCATCGGGGCGATTGCGATAGGAAACGGCACCGCGGGAAGAGAGACCGAGACCTTCATCAGGGGGCTCGCTCTGCCGAAGAGTCTCACCATCGTCATGGTCAACGAGAGCGGCGCCTCGATCTATTCGGCCTCTGAAGCCGCCCGGGAGGAATTCCCCGAGCACGATGTGACGGTACGCGGGGCGGTATCGATCGGCAGAAGGCTCATGGACCCCCTCGCGGAACTGGTGAAGATCGATCCGAAATCCATCGGGGTAGGACAGTATCAGCATGATGTCGATCAGGGCGCTCTCAAGCGCAGCCTCGATGACGTGGTGACCAGCTGCGTGAACAAGGTCGGCGTGGAGGTGAATACCGCGAGCAAACAGCTCCTCGCCTATGTCTCGGGATTGGGGCCGCAGCTCGCCGGCACTATCGTGGCATACCGGAACGAGCACGGGCCTTTCCGCTCGCGGGAGGAACTGAAGAACATCCCCCGCCTGGGGTCGAAGACCTTCGAGCAGGCTGCGGGGTTCCTGCGCATCAGGGATGGTGAGCATCCCCTCGATGCCAGCGCCGTCCATCCCGAGAGCTACCCGATCGTGGATACCATGGCGGATGACGCCGGTTGTTCGGTGCTCGATCTGATGTGCGACGACGAACTGAGGAAGCGCATCGACCTCGCGCGGTACGTCACCGATACGGTGGGCATGCCCACGCTGAACGATATCATGGCCGAGCTCGCGAAGCCGGGCCGCGACCCGCGCGAGCGGTTCGAAGCGTTCGCGTTCGCAGACGGGATCGAAAAGATCGAGGACGTACAGCCCGGCATGAAGCTGCCCGGGATAGTGACGAACATCACCGCTTTCGGCGTGTTCGTCGATATCGGCGTGCACCAGGACGGCCTGGTGCATATCAGCGAGCTCGCCGGCCGGTTTGTGCGGAATCCCGCCGAGGTGGTTACGGTGCACCAGAAGGTTAAAGTAACGGTGCTGGGCGTCGATAGTGAAAGAAAGAGGATCTCTCTTTCGCTCAAGCGGTAA
- a CDS encoding M28 family peptidase — MSATLQHLSATVHHLAHTIGTRSYREVEKLNRTADYIEATFRSYDLVAERQAFTYQGNTYYNVITSVRGAGSAPGGDLVIGAHYDTVAGTPGADDNASGVAGLLELARLAAAEPLRRTVQFAAFTLEEPPAFMTSRMGSYVYAGSLREKERDVYGMISLEMLGYYTDARGSQLYPLPLLQWRYPDRGNFIAFVGNTTSRPFTLEVKSALNAVSPFPVESLNASPLIPGISFSDHCSFWRCGYPAFMITDTAFFRNPHYHGPGDTPETLDYERMSRLVEALSRALRML, encoded by the coding sequence TTGAGCGCTACCCTACAGCATCTCTCTGCTACGGTTCACCACCTGGCCCATACCATCGGCACGCGGAGTTATCGCGAGGTCGAGAAGCTGAACAGGACCGCCGATTATATAGAGGCGACCTTCCGTTCTTATGATCTCGTGGCAGAGAGGCAGGCCTTCACGTATCAAGGGAACACCTATTACAATGTGATCACGTCGGTGCGGGGCGCCGGCTCCGCACCCGGCGGGGACCTCGTCATCGGCGCGCATTACGATACCGTTGCAGGGACGCCCGGCGCCGACGACAACGCGAGCGGCGTTGCGGGCCTGCTCGAATTGGCGCGGCTTGCCGCCGCAGAGCCGCTGCGGAGGACGGTACAGTTCGCCGCCTTCACCCTGGAAGAGCCCCCGGCCTTCATGACGAGCAGGATGGGAAGCTATGTCTACGCCGGAAGCCTTAGAGAAAAAGAGAGGGATGTCTACGGAATGATCTCCCTCGAGATGCTCGGCTACTATACCGACGCCCGGGGCTCCCAGCTGTACCCGCTCCCGCTCCTGCAGTGGCGGTACCCCGACCGCGGCAACTTCATCGCCTTCGTGGGAAATACCACGTCCCGCCCGTTTACGCTCGAAGTAAAGAGCGCCTTGAACGCGGTCTCGCCCTTTCCCGTCGAGTCGCTCAATGCATCGCCCCTTATCCCCGGGATCAGTTTTTCGGACCACTGCAGTTTCTGGAGATGCGGCTATCCCGCCTTCATGATCACCGATACCGCCTTCTTCAGGAATCCGCACTACCACGGGCCGGGCGACACCCCCGAAACCCTCGACTACGAACGGATGTCCCGGCTTGTCGAAGCCCTCTCCCGTGCGCTCCGCATGCTGTAG
- the mtnP gene encoding S-methyl-5'-thioadenosine phosphorylase, whose amino-acid sequence MTLGIIGGSGLYGIEGLEITREVTLSTPCGEPSSAYALGTLDGRDVVFLARHGIPHRLPPHKVNYRANIWGFKSLGVERLIAVSAVGGIHRAMSPGSLVLLDQIIDMTQGARASTFFDGEEVVHVDFTFPYCSEMRTAIMEAALQRDLPLVDSGTYICVNGPRLETAREIAFFSSIGADVVGMTAMPEAALAREAELCLAGIAVVTNYAAGMVEKKLTTTEVVETMKGSLERIKALVREALVRIPPRRACSCGEALKDAKL is encoded by the coding sequence ATGACACTGGGAATCATCGGCGGCAGCGGGCTGTATGGGATCGAGGGGCTCGAGATCACCAGGGAGGTTACCCTCTCGACGCCCTGCGGCGAACCGTCGTCGGCGTATGCGCTCGGTACGCTCGACGGCAGGGACGTCGTCTTCCTCGCCCGCCACGGGATACCGCACCGGCTCCCTCCTCACAAGGTGAACTACCGCGCCAATATCTGGGGTTTCAAATCCCTGGGAGTCGAGCGCCTCATCGCCGTGAGCGCCGTCGGCGGCATACACCGGGCAATGTCCCCGGGCTCGCTCGTGCTCCTCGACCAGATCATCGATATGACCCAGGGGGCCCGGGCCTCGACCTTTTTCGACGGCGAGGAGGTCGTCCATGTCGATTTCACGTTTCCCTATTGCAGCGAGATGCGGACCGCCATCATGGAGGCGGCGCTGCAGCGCGACCTGCCCCTTGTCGATTCAGGGACTTATATCTGTGTCAACGGCCCCCGCCTCGAGACAGCGCGGGAGATCGCCTTCTTTTCCTCGATCGGCGCCGATGTGGTCGGCATGACCGCGATGCCCGAGGCGGCGCTCGCCCGCGAGGCCGAGCTCTGCCTCGCGGGTATCGCGGTGGTGACGAACTATGCGGCGGGCATGGTCGAAAAGAAGCTGACCACGACCGAGGTGGTCGAGACCATGAAGGGCTCCCTCGAGCGCATAAAGGCGCTGGTCAGGGAAGCCCTCGTCCGCATCCCTCCCCGGCGCGCCTGCTCCTGCGGCGAAGCCCTCAAAGACGCGAAACTGTAA
- a CDS encoding YebC/PmpR family DNA-binding transcriptional regulator, with translation MAGHSKWAQIKHKKAHTDAKRGKAFTKIVKEISVAARIGGGDPGGNPRLRTAIEKAKEANMPSDNVKKAIMKGTGELPGTTYEEGMYEGYGPGGAAILIEVLTDNKNRTVSEIRHILSKNGGNLGEAGCVAWMFEKKGYIIVEKTRADEDTLMSLVLDAGAEDLRNDPKEDNYEIITSPDALDAVKEAVVKGGIPVSLAEVTMLPKSYVPLEGQASEQMVRLIDALEDNDDVQNVYSNFDIADESVALQK, from the coding sequence ATGGCAGGGCATTCCAAATGGGCTCAGATCAAGCATAAAAAAGCCCATACCGACGCGAAGCGGGGGAAAGCGTTCACCAAGATCGTGAAGGAGATTTCCGTTGCCGCGCGGATCGGCGGCGGGGATCCCGGCGGCAACCCCCGCCTCAGGACCGCTATCGAAAAGGCCAAAGAGGCAAATATGCCCTCCGATAACGTCAAGAAAGCGATCATGAAGGGCACGGGCGAGCTGCCCGGCACCACCTACGAAGAAGGGATGTACGAGGGATACGGCCCCGGCGGAGCGGCGATCCTCATCGAGGTGCTCACCGATAACAAGAACAGGACCGTCTCCGAGATACGCCATATCCTCTCGAAGAACGGCGGAAATCTCGGGGAGGCCGGCTGTGTTGCCTGGATGTTCGAGAAAAAGGGCTATATCATCGTCGAGAAGACCAGGGCCGATGAAGACACCCTGATGTCGCTCGTCCTCGATGCAGGAGCGGAAGACCTGAGAAACGACCCGAAGGAAGACAACTACGAAATCATCACCTCTCCCGACGCGCTCGACGCGGTCAAGGAGGCGGTCGTAAAGGGGGGCATCCCCGTATCCCTTGCGGAGGTCACCATGCTCCCGAAGAGTTATGTCCCGCTCGAGGGGCAGGCCTCGGAGCAGATGGTGAGGCTGATCGACGCCCTCGAGGACAACGACGATGTCCAGAATGTCTACAGCAATTTCGATATAGCCGACGAATCGGTAGCGCTTCAGAAGTAA
- a CDS encoding DUF502 domain-containing protein: MSESIRITFKRKFLAGLIITIPVVLTISVLVSLFNFIDGILGPFFDALLGTHVAGLGFVTAVALVFFVGIFSTNMFGKRVLGRVERVFLNIPVFKSIYNAIKQLVDAFSPENSASFKQFVIVEYPRPGSYAFGFLTKECSVTAADRELTLKAVYVPTNNLYLGDVVLLDDRSIIHTDIPIENGIRIILSGGIAAPSKILEAPSVPCDTLLKRSA; this comes from the coding sequence ATGAGTGAATCGATACGCATCACCTTCAAGAGGAAATTCCTTGCCGGCCTCATCATCACCATTCCCGTCGTCCTCACCATCTCCGTCCTCGTCAGCCTCTTCAATTTCATCGACGGGATCCTGGGGCCGTTTTTCGACGCGCTCCTCGGTACGCACGTTGCGGGGCTCGGCTTCGTTACCGCCGTCGCCCTCGTCTTCTTCGTCGGCATATTCTCGACCAACATGTTCGGCAAGAGGGTCCTCGGCCGCGTGGAGCGGGTATTCCTCAATATCCCCGTGTTCAAGAGCATCTATAACGCCATAAAGCAGCTCGTGGACGCCTTTTCCCCGGAGAACAGCGCATCCTTCAAGCAGTTCGTCATTGTCGAATACCCGCGGCCGGGCTCCTACGCCTTCGGCTTTCTCACGAAGGAGTGTTCCGTGACGGCGGCGGACCGCGAGCTCACGCTCAAGGCGGTCTATGTGCCGACGAACAATCTCTATCTCGGCGACGTCGTCCTCCTCGACGACCGGAGCATCATCCACACCGATATTCCCATAGAGAACGGCATCAGGATCATCCTCTCCGGCGGCATCGCGGCGCCGTCGAAGATCCTCGAGGCCCCTTCCGTCCCGTGCGACACCCTCCTGAAGAGGAGCGCCTAG